The Methanobrevibacter gottschalkii DSM 11977 genome includes a region encoding these proteins:
- a CDS encoding ABC transporter ATP-binding protein, whose product MKKLIAPLKNKIGQIFAIFLFLVVQVYCDLTLPQYTSDIVDIGIQNANFQFIIDTGMMMLLMVAISALATVGVSYFSSRVSSGYAKDLRKIVYSKVLKFSNHELNKISRSSLITRSTNDINQLQSVLAMIFTTILFAPLLGVGSIIKAFELGTNLSWIIFVTFIGVVILLVIVIVRVLPYFKVIQEIMDKINRTSREILIGIPVIKAFVRQDYEEEKFRKINEEFYDVNIYVFRNMLIMLPLMTLLMNLMIVLILYFGAYDAMRGSILTGDIIAFIQYSTQVVTSFLMIGAFFIILPRLLVSGRRVNEVLTTDLTITDGELTDISENPTIEFKNVSYKYPNSEKETIKDISFSLKPSKTTAIIGGTGSGKSTILNLIPRLQDPSSGEILIDGKNIKLFKLKGLRDKISFTPQKAILFQGDIKSNMLTGKNDATDEEIENALKMAQVDFVSNLKEEVSQGGSNYSGGQKQRLSIARAIIGKHDFYLFDDCFSALDMNTERLIKNNLKNLKDSSILIVSQRISTIIDADEILVIDNGEIIDRGTHSELVGSCEIYTEIVNTQIDSMEALS is encoded by the coding sequence ATGAAAAAATTAATAGCACCCCTAAAAAACAAAATCGGACAAATCTTTGCAATATTCCTGTTTTTAGTGGTTCAAGTTTATTGTGACTTGACATTACCACAATACACATCAGATATTGTGGATATAGGTATTCAAAATGCAAATTTCCAGTTTATTATTGATACTGGTATGATGATGCTTTTAATGGTTGCAATATCTGCTCTTGCAACTGTCGGAGTTTCATATTTTTCAAGCAGAGTTTCCTCAGGTTATGCTAAAGATTTAAGAAAAATAGTTTACAGCAAAGTTTTAAAATTCTCAAATCATGAACTAAACAAGATTTCAAGATCTTCTCTGATTACAAGATCAACCAATGACATTAACCAGCTCCAAAGTGTGCTTGCAATGATTTTTACAACAATATTATTTGCACCTCTCCTTGGAGTTGGAAGTATCATAAAAGCATTTGAGCTTGGAACAAATTTATCTTGGATCATTTTTGTAACTTTTATTGGTGTTGTAATTCTTTTAGTTATTGTTATTGTAAGAGTGCTTCCTTACTTTAAGGTAATTCAGGAAATTATGGATAAGATCAATAGAACATCAAGGGAAATTTTAATAGGAATACCTGTTATTAAAGCATTTGTAAGACAGGATTACGAAGAAGAGAAATTCAGGAAAATCAATGAAGAATTCTATGATGTCAACATATATGTTTTTAGAAATATGCTTATAATGCTTCCATTAATGACTCTTCTTATGAATTTGATGATTGTTCTGATCCTATATTTCGGAGCCTATGATGCAATGAGAGGTTCTATCCTAACCGGAGATATTATAGCATTCATTCAGTATTCAACCCAAGTTGTAACATCATTTCTAATGATTGGTGCATTTTTCATTATTCTTCCAAGGTTACTTGTTTCTGGAAGGCGTGTGAATGAAGTATTAACTACTGATTTAACAATAACTGATGGTGAACTTACAGACATTTCAGAAAATCCTACAATTGAATTTAAGAATGTTTCATACAAATACCCGAATAGTGAAAAAGAAACTATTAAAGACATTAGTTTTTCCTTAAAGCCCAGTAAAACCACTGCAATTATTGGTGGAACAGGTAGTGGAAAATCAACAATACTTAATTTAATTCCCCGTCTTCAAGATCCGAGTTCTGGTGAAATCTTAATCGATGGTAAAAATATTAAACTCTTTAAATTAAAAGGTTTAAGAGATAAAATCAGTTTTACTCCTCAAAAGGCTATTTTATTTCAAGGGGATATTAAATCAAATATGTTGACTGGAAAAAATGATGCAACAGATGAAGAAATTGAAAATGCACTTAAGATGGCCCAAGTTGATTTTGTATCCAATCTCAAAGAGGAAGTAAGCCAGGGAGGGTCCAATTATTCTGGAGGCCAAAAGCAACGTCTATCAATTGCAAGGGCGATTATTGGAAAACATGACTTTTACTTGTTTGATGATTGCTTTTCAGCACTTGATATGAATACGGAGAGATTAATAAAAAACAATTTAAAGAATTTAAAAGATTCATCCATTTTAATTGTATCTCAAAGGATTTCAACCATCATTGATGCTGATGAAATTCTTGTAATTGATAATGGGGAGATTATTGATAGGGGAACACATTCTGAATTAGTTGGAAGTTGTGAGATATATACCGAAATCGTTAATACCCAAATTGACAGTATGGAGGCATTATCATGA
- a CDS encoding arsenate reductase family protein — MLFVQYPKCSTCRKAKNWLDEHNIEYESKHIVEDNPTASELREWWKISDLPLKRFFNTSGMKYRELKLKDKLPEMSEEEQLNLLATDGMLVKRPIVVTDNFVLVGFKVKEWEEKLL; from the coding sequence ATGTTATTCGTACAATATCCAAAATGCTCAACTTGCAGGAAAGCTAAAAACTGGTTAGATGAACACAATATAGAATATGAATCAAAACACATCGTAGAAGATAATCCCACTGCTTCTGAATTACGTGAATGGTGGAAAATATCTGATTTGCCACTTAAAAGATTTTTCAACACAAGTGGTATGAAATACCGTGAATTAAAATTAAAAGATAAACTTCCTGAAATGTCAGAAGAGGAACAATTAAATCTTTTAGCTACTGATGGGATGCTTGTTAAAAGGCCGATAGTTGTAACTGATAATTTTGTTTTAGTTGGTTTTAAAGTTAAAGAATGGGAAGAAAAATTATTATGA
- a CDS encoding HAD family hydrolase: MKKLAIFDFDGTIFNSITDVIICFNKALSTNDFPTLTYDEYVEILGGNIDELVSSCLKDNNTPQNMELVKNTYNTIYGKSNKENSLPFDGMHDVLLKLQEKGILLTINSNRNNDSIRTFVDKYYSDIDFQAIEGHNPVYPSKPSPFGINKILNQLNVSKKEALYIGDSSTDIKTTQNAEVDCIIVKWGYGNQNDYGNEYVLNVIEKPYDILNYF, encoded by the coding sequence ATGAAAAAACTTGCAATTTTTGATTTTGACGGCACCATATTTAATTCAATAACTGATGTAATAATCTGCTTTAATAAAGCATTATCAACTAATGATTTTCCTACATTAACTTATGATGAATATGTTGAAATTTTAGGTGGAAACATAGATGAGCTTGTTTCATCATGTTTAAAAGATAACAATACTCCTCAAAATATGGAACTCGTTAAAAATACATATAATACTATTTATGGCAAATCAAATAAGGAGAATTCTCTTCCTTTTGATGGAATGCATGATGTTTTATTAAAATTACAAGAAAAAGGAATATTGCTTACAATTAATTCAAATAGAAATAATGATTCAATTAGAACTTTTGTTGATAAATATTATTCAGACATTGATTTTCAAGCTATTGAAGGTCATAATCCTGTTTATCCATCAAAACCAAGTCCTTTTGGAATTAATAAAATATTGAATCAATTAAATGTATCAAAAAAAGAAGCGTTATACATTGGGGATTCTTCAACTGATATTAAAACAACTCAAAATGCAGAAGTTGACTGTATAATTGTTAAATGGGGTTATGGGAATCAAAATGATTATGGAAATGAATATGTACTGAATGTAATTGAAAAACCATATGATATACTTAATTATTTTTAA
- a CDS encoding ABC transporter ATP-binding protein: MSPRPIKRRPPEKAVDNKKAIMNILSILKCHKFKLALTIVCAVISTAFTIIAPLIIGKATTTIFNGINSISKHTGTMDFNTLFNLLTIVVILYIISSLFSYLQSFFLVEVSTKISYELRERLMDKILSLPMESVDENKRGDILSRITNDVDSLQHGITQSFLQLTTAVITLIGVFVMMLTINIWMTLATVILIPIAFLVIRSITKFSQSYFLKQLVFKGSLNGQIEETFTGHDIIRIFNQEEISMNKFESDNENWFDQEWKSQFYSSLNGPLMNFISNFTYVIIAVLGAIFVLQKAIAVGDILAFFQYTQSFTRPIQQITRVMNQIQTAMAASERIFEFLDYDDEENPSDKQLTEIKEGIAFENVSFSYTPNEKIIKNMTFDIKKGQKIAIVGETGAGKTTIVKLLMRFYEIDSGSIKIDGVDIEEYDKHSLRSHIGMVLQDSWLFSDTIESNIRYGNLDVSDHEIIKASKQVYVDNFVRKLSDGYKTILNEDSDNISHGQKQLITIARTILSSKEVLILDEATSSVDTRTEKLIQKAMDKLMENKTSFIIAHRLSTIKNADKIIVIENGRIIEKGSHEELLRLKGYYYNTLNTQSEDSPI; encoded by the coding sequence ATGAGTCCAAGACCAATTAAAAGAAGACCTCCTGAAAAAGCTGTTGATAATAAAAAAGCTATTATGAATATATTAAGTATTTTAAAATGCCACAAATTCAAATTAGCATTAACAATAGTTTGTGCTGTGATCTCAACTGCATTTACAATAATAGCCCCTCTGATTATTGGTAAAGCCACAACAACAATTTTTAATGGAATCAATAGCATTTCAAAACACACAGGCACAATGGATTTTAACACATTATTTAATCTTTTAACTATTGTTGTGATATTGTACATCATTAGTTCATTGTTTTCATACTTACAGAGCTTCTTTTTAGTTGAAGTATCTACAAAAATAAGTTATGAATTAAGAGAAAGATTAATGGATAAAATTTTAAGTCTGCCAATGGAAAGTGTTGATGAAAATAAAAGAGGCGATATCCTATCAAGAATTACTAATGATGTCGATTCTCTCCAGCACGGAATTACACAGTCATTTTTACAATTAACTACAGCAGTAATTACCCTTATTGGCGTATTTGTCATGATGTTAACTATTAACATCTGGATGACTCTTGCAACAGTCATCCTCATCCCAATTGCATTTTTAGTAATTAGATCTATTACTAAATTCTCTCAAAGTTATTTCTTAAAACAATTAGTCTTTAAAGGTTCCCTTAATGGTCAGATTGAAGAGACATTTACTGGCCATGATATCATTCGTATATTCAACCAAGAAGAAATCTCAATGAATAAATTTGAAAGTGACAATGAAAATTGGTTTGATCAGGAATGGAAATCCCAATTTTATTCCAGCTTAAATGGACCTTTAATGAACTTTATTTCAAACTTTACATATGTTATAATAGCTGTTTTAGGCGCCATATTTGTTCTTCAAAAAGCAATAGCTGTTGGAGATATTCTTGCATTTTTTCAGTACACACAAAGTTTCACAAGACCAATTCAGCAGATTACAAGAGTTATGAATCAAATACAAACTGCAATGGCAGCAAGCGAACGTATATTTGAGTTTTTAGATTATGATGATGAGGAAAATCCATCAGACAAACAGTTAACTGAAATAAAAGAAGGAATTGCATTTGAAAATGTGAGTTTTAGCTACACACCTAACGAGAAAATAATCAAAAATATGACATTTGACATTAAAAAAGGTCAGAAAATAGCTATTGTTGGAGAAACTGGAGCTGGAAAAACAACTATTGTTAAATTACTTATGAGATTTTATGAAATTGACTCAGGTTCAATAAAAATAGACGGTGTTGACATCGAAGAATATGACAAACATTCACTTAGATCACACATAGGAATGGTTTTACAAGATTCCTGGCTATTTTCAGATACAATTGAAAGCAATATACGTTATGGAAACTTAGATGTCAGTGATCATGAAATTATTAAAGCTTCAAAACAGGTTTATGTTGATAACTTTGTAAGAAAGCTCTCAGATGGTTATAAAACCATTTTAAATGAAGATTCAGATAATATTTCACATGGTCAAAAACAGTTAATCACAATAGCCAGAACAATTCTTTCGTCAAAAGAAGTATTAATTTTAGATGAAGCAACTTCAAGTGTTGATACAAGAACAGAAAAATTAATTCAAAAAGCAATGGATAAATTAATGGAGAATAAAACCAGTTTTATTATTGCCCACAGATTATCAACAATTAAAAATGCTGATAAAATTATTGTAATTGAAAATGGCAGGATAATCGAAAAGGGCAGTCACGAAGAACTTCTTAGATTAAAAGGATATTACTATAATACTTTAAATACCCAATCTGAAGACAGCCCAATATAA
- a CDS encoding flavodoxin family protein, translating to MKTIIVNASPRKKWNTAEIMQSAQKGAESVGAETEYFNLYDLVFTGCRSCLACKLKEKTKGKCYWRDDLTEVIEKILDADALLIGSPIYFGQPTSEFRALVERLIFCIMSYDDGSSYFTGNVNVGIFYTMNAPLDFYEQAMKESLSSTEFLFSFLNGEIVAYPVCDTIQVSDYSKFNMAGFSQEAKEKQWILQFPKDLEKAFEIGANLSK from the coding sequence ATGAAAACAATCATTGTTAATGCAAGTCCAAGAAAAAAATGGAACACTGCTGAGATAATGCAATCCGCTCAAAAAGGAGCAGAATCTGTTGGAGCTGAAACTGAATATTTTAATTTATATGATTTAGTATTTACAGGTTGTCGAAGTTGTCTTGCTTGCAAACTCAAAGAAAAAACTAAAGGAAAATGTTACTGGAGAGATGATTTAACAGAAGTCATTGAAAAGATTTTAGATGCTGATGCACTGCTTATTGGTTCTCCGATTTACTTTGGCCAACCTACAAGTGAATTCAGGGCATTGGTTGAAAGATTAATATTCTGTATAATGTCTTATGATGATGGATCAAGCTATTTTACAGGCAATGTAAATGTGGGTATTTTTTACACTATGAATGCCCCTTTGGATTTTTATGAACAAGCTATGAAAGAAAGTTTATCCAGTACTGAGTTTTTATTCTCATTTTTAAACGGAGAAATTGTTGCTTATCCTGTTTGTGATACAATTCAGGTAAGTGATTATTCTAAATTTAATATGGCTGGTTTTTCACAAGAAGCTAAAGAAAAACAGTGGATTTTACAATTTCCAAAAGATTTGGAAAAAGCTTTTGAAATTGGTGCCAATTTAAGTAAATAA
- a CDS encoding right-handed parallel beta-helix repeat-containing protein: MRKLSNSTKVLLLILVTFLSLTVVSAHDANATELISDNSNGTCIVSSAAVAEDNQILGEVDKPDLVVNITSDNIDDYFIRGRLKSIYAYATLCISEDIDDLGILTIKSNNVTINGNNHTLKNTVFSIEANGVTLNNIILNITEKFEDNENSAILIWRANNVNIYNTNINYIPPQDTTAYGIYSEGTKRSLNSNLKIINNTINFEGNNPSEGRDYAVCLEYSPNCIFENNTVNARLPLRTIAFDLTTAYLYSEFALAMGISNCNNSTFKGNIINCDVNERPECSFPTLDAIFICDSKDCEFIGNQLTLTDFKSYKNQPNYLYGLDIYRADNLLVEGNNIHVETSGGTFAAGTAYPIQLTGPASGIIIKYNEIFSKCNGPNIGIYSQNFNGENYITILNNHINVTGLAGNHSWALVAGIEAQDDNDIIMNNIIEIHNIRKTTKEDNLYGISYSQETKGTHSYKVVNNTVISDGYYLSHMLDADNTTVTNNTLVRTYKYADTNYDPFKRGDAIGKDTDEIKNNDFSGNRVITIFEYEIEQQGDEIDEGDEFNYEPPTNTGNHSNIINGSGISPLKPGFPGGNPLIPGSNSGGTINTGGNGNVGGFTNPDVADGDKGYIGLPDLSGDDGKSLSRKFNQRANVKTVNSFNNQGDASNSYNNLVSTENSTSSESPSVNGVTASGTISKSASSAGAAGSSGAAQESLKAYEITKNIVENGPYDMIRFIGLAIICELLLIVGYKRKETKNLD, translated from the coding sequence GTGAGAAAATTAAGCAATTCAACGAAAGTATTATTATTAATATTGGTAACGTTCCTTTCACTGACCGTTGTTTCAGCTCATGATGCAAATGCAACAGAGCTGATAAGTGATAATTCAAACGGAACGTGTATTGTATCATCAGCTGCTGTTGCTGAGGATAATCAAATATTAGGTGAAGTTGATAAACCTGATCTGGTGGTAAATATTACTTCGGATAATATTGATGATTATTTTATAAGGGGGCGATTAAAATCCATTTACGCATATGCTACATTATGCATATCTGAAGATATTGATGATTTGGGCATATTAACAATAAAATCAAATAATGTTACAATTAATGGGAATAATCACACATTAAAAAATACGGTTTTCAGTATTGAAGCAAATGGCGTAACATTAAACAACATCATTTTAAATATAACTGAAAAATTTGAAGACAATGAAAACTCAGCAATTTTAATATGGAGAGCAAATAATGTGAATATTTATAATACAAATATTAATTATATTCCTCCACAAGATACTACCGCATATGGAATTTATTCTGAAGGAACAAAACGTAGTTTAAATAGTAATTTAAAAATTATTAACAACACTATTAACTTTGAAGGAAACAACCCATCTGAAGGTAGGGATTATGCTGTTTGTCTGGAATACTCCCCAAATTGCATATTTGAAAACAATACTGTTAATGCCAGACTGCCATTAAGAACAATAGCATTCGATTTAACAACAGCATATTTATATTCAGAATTTGCACTGGCAATGGGGATAAGCAACTGCAATAATTCAACATTTAAAGGTAACATTATTAATTGTGATGTTAATGAAAGACCTGAATGCAGCTTTCCAACATTGGATGCAATATTCATTTGTGATTCAAAAGACTGTGAATTCATCGGTAATCAATTGACGTTAACTGATTTCAAATCATATAAAAATCAACCAAATTACTTGTATGGTTTAGATATTTATCGAGCTGATAATCTACTTGTTGAAGGGAATAATATTCATGTTGAAACAAGTGGAGGAACTTTTGCTGCAGGAACTGCTTATCCAATACAATTAACAGGGCCTGCAAGTGGAATAATCATTAAATATAATGAAATATTTTCAAAATGTAATGGTCCAAATATTGGTATATACTCACAAAACTTCAATGGTGAAAATTATATTACTATCCTGAACAATCATATAAATGTTACTGGACTTGCAGGAAATCATAGTTGGGCACTGGTAGCGGGAATTGAAGCACAAGACGATAATGATATTATAATGAATAATATTATAGAAATTCATAATATTCGCAAAACCACCAAAGAGGATAACTTATATGGAATATCATATTCACAAGAAACAAAAGGGACACACTCTTATAAAGTAGTTAATAATACTGTAATAAGCGACGGATACTACTTATCTCATATGTTAGATGCAGACAATACAACAGTAACTAATAATACATTAGTTCGTACATATAAATATGCAGATACCAATTATGATCCATTCAAACGTGGGGATGCAATAGGTAAAGACACTGATGAAATCAAAAATAATGATTTTTCAGGAAATCGTGTTATCACAATATTTGAATATGAAATTGAACAACAGGGCGATGAAATTGATGAAGGGGATGAATTCAACTATGAACCACCAACTAATACTGGAAACCATTCCAATATTATTAATGGAAGTGGAATTTCTCCATTAAAACCAGGATTCCCCGGAGGAAACCCATTAATTCCTGGAAGCAATTCTGGAGGAACAATAAACACCGGAGGTAATGGTAATGTTGGAGGATTCACAAATCCTGATGTTGCAGATGGTGATAAGGGGTATATTGGTCTTCCTGACTTAAGTGGAGATGATGGTAAAAGTTTATCCCGTAAATTTAATCAGAGAGCTAATGTTAAAACAGTTAATTCATTTAATAATCAAGGAGATGCAAGTAACTCTTATAACAATCTTGTATCAACTGAAAACTCAACATCTAGTGAAAGTCCCAGTGTTAATGGAGTAACCGCTAGTGGAACTATTTCTAAATCAGCATCTTCAGCCGGTGCAGCTGGAAGTAGTGGTGCAGCACAGGAAAGTCTAAAAGCATATGAAATAACTAAAAATATTGTAGAAAATGGTCCTTATGATATGATAAGATTCATAGGATTGGCTATAATATGTGAACTTCTACTTATTGTTGGATACAAACGAAAAGAAACAAAAAATTTAGATTAA
- the serS gene encoding serine--tRNA ligase: protein MLDIKLFRENPEIIIDSEKKRFRDTINVEKVIEYDNLWREGERKLNSLRSEKNKLSKSFKKAKEEGNFEEVIAKSKQVASDIKELSAKNVEYLKLRDDYRYKVGNLLDEDVPISDTEDDNVVVRTYGEIPEHDFELLNHVDLIKKIDGADLETAADIAGARFYYLKRDILHLNLALIQFALSELEAEGYIPMQTPFFVKGEVAAETSELGEFEETLYKVENEDMYLIATAEQTLAALHRNEIISPEDLPLRYCALSTCFRKEAGSHGKDTLGIFRVHQFEKIEQFIYSTPEDSRNQHDHLMEVTEGIYQKLGIPYQVIAIVSSALNDNAAIKYDLEAWFPGSKAFRELVSCTNCKDYQARKTKTRYGRAGSGDAQVLHTLNSTAIATERTMCCILENYQQADGSVKIPEVLVPYMNGKTVIEAKY, encoded by the coding sequence TTGTTAGATATAAAATTATTCAGAGAAAATCCAGAAATAATTATTGACTCTGAAAAAAAGAGATTTAGAGACACAATAAATGTCGAAAAAGTAATTGAATATGATAATTTATGGAGAGAAGGTGAAAGAAAACTTAATTCCCTTAGATCTGAGAAAAATAAATTATCCAAATCATTTAAAAAAGCAAAAGAAGAAGGCAATTTTGAAGAAGTAATAGCCAAATCCAAACAGGTAGCTAGTGATATTAAAGAACTAAGTGCTAAAAATGTGGAATATCTTAAACTTAGGGATGATTATAGATATAAAGTTGGAAACCTACTTGATGAAGATGTTCCTATTTCTGATACTGAAGATGATAATGTTGTAGTTAGAACTTACGGTGAGATTCCGGAACATGATTTCGAATTATTAAATCATGTAGACTTAATTAAAAAAATCGATGGTGCAGATCTTGAAACTGCAGCAGATATTGCCGGGGCTCGTTTTTACTATTTAAAAAGAGATATTTTACATTTGAATTTGGCATTAATTCAATTTGCATTATCAGAACTTGAAGCTGAAGGGTATATTCCAATGCAAACCCCATTCTTTGTAAAAGGTGAGGTTGCAGCAGAGACATCAGAGCTTGGTGAATTTGAAGAAACATTATACAAGGTAGAAAATGAAGACATGTACTTAATTGCAACTGCTGAGCAAACCTTGGCAGCTCTTCACAGAAATGAAATAATATCACCTGAAGATTTGCCATTAAGGTACTGCGCCCTTTCAACTTGCTTTAGAAAAGAAGCGGGATCTCATGGAAAAGATACTTTAGGAATATTTAGAGTTCACCAGTTTGAAAAAATTGAACAATTCATTTACTCCACTCCTGAAGATTCAAGAAATCAGCATGATCATTTAATGGAAGTAACCGAAGGAATATATCAAAAATTAGGCATTCCATATCAAGTAATAGCTATCGTATCATCTGCTTTAAATGATAATGCCGCTATTAAGTATGATTTGGAGGCATGGTTTCCGGGTTCTAAAGCATTTAGGGAATTAGTGTCCTGTACAAACTGTAAAGACTACCAAGCACGTAAAACAAAAACACGTTATGGAAGAGCAGGTTCTGGAGATGCTCAGGTTTTACATACATTAAACAGTACAGCTATTGCTACTGAAAGAACTATGTGCTGTATTCTAGAAAACTATCAGCAGGCTGATGGCAGTGTTAAAATTCCTGAAGTGTTAGTCCCTTACATGAATGGAAAGACTGTCATTGAAGCTAAATATTAG
- a CDS encoding winged helix-turn-helix transcriptional regulator, which produces MNANAQLMNFPIDNVIQLIRKKWVVQIINDLFFGKTRFHEFKENKPKLSNRVLSSCLKDMEDNGLIQRIVDKYDKKNVRYYLTEKGQSLNKIIYEMAIFSVDSENYTDKTKTELKTVFKEKLL; this is translated from the coding sequence ATGAATGCAAATGCTCAATTAATGAATTTCCCAATAGATAATGTAATTCAATTAATTAGGAAAAAATGGGTTGTACAAATTATAAATGATTTGTTCTTTGGTAAAACCCGTTTCCATGAATTTAAAGAAAACAAACCTAAATTATCCAACAGAGTTTTAAGCAGTTGCCTTAAAGATATGGAAGATAATGGTTTAATTCAACGTATTGTAGATAAATACGATAAAAAGAATGTTAGATATTACCTAACAGAAAAAGGCCAATCGTTAAATAAAATTATTTATGAAATGGCAATTTTTAGTGTAGATTCAGAAAACTATACTGATAAAACTAAAACTGAACTCAAAACAGTTTTTAAAGAAAAATTATTATAA